The DNA segment ATTCAAAATAAGACACCTGGGAACTGTTTAAAATGGGGGAGGGGGTAAAGTTTAAAAAAGTAAAGCTTTCTTAATGggaaatttcaatttttttttcttatcaagGGGAAAACACATTTGACATTTGACAGACTTAATAATAACTTATTAACTCACTGGATTTTCGTCCTCGTCGCCAAGTTGATTGACTTCAGATAGCTGGACATCTTCAGGTTTGAGGAGCTgatacgacaccatgccgctacGACGTGTGGCTCTGAGATAACCGGCAGGTCAAAGTGCAATAAGAATGGCACTTCTCTTTTTGCAGGTAGTTAGAAaggtttttttgggggaaacaCCAAATACAAAATTGACTATATCAATTAGATCCCCCACCAAAAAAGAATCTGTACGTAAGGACTGCAAGGAAGTAAAACTTTAATCAATTTCCTCCACcattatttgaataataatcCATAATAAAGGGAAACATTACATACCAACATAAACACAATCACATGCAACATAAGACATCCTATCTTGAAACTTTATTTACAAAGTTTCTTCTTTGTAACATTATATTAATGTTCTCATTTCATAGTATCTGCAGTCAGAATTATCATGTCATGTTTCATACTAAGCAGCTCGTATGAAATAACCGTTCCAGCCATCTTTGCTTGCAATCAATTTCGCTCTTACCTTTGCATATTCCACATTGAATATCACGTAAAGACGGCTTTaaacatttcccccaaaaatacaACTAAAGTGGTTCCCTCGTAGAATTGTAACTCTACGAAATTGTAAATAATAATTACGATTTCAGCGGATAGTCGCTAGCTgtcgctagctagctaactcgATTAGCAACAGCGGCAGCGGTTAGCGTGATGAAGTACAAAACTAAATGGAAGTTGTCTTAACCTGCTCTTACCTGAAGGATAATGAGCAGCCAAATTAAGGCATGGGcatgaagaaaaacatgtttTACGTTGACTTGGCAATGGCAGACACGGTCCAAGGTGTGTTCGATCAACGCTGACGCAATGTGCGTCTGTTTATTTGTGTGCTGCATTTAAAGGCATCGAAATTTTGAGATTCCGCTCGAGAAACCAAACCAATTTGCCCTGGTTGGATTTAAAATGTCTCTTGCTCATTGTCAACCCTAATCGAGAAACTTTACTGGGTATAAATTCTGTAGCTATAAAGACATTTTAAGAATTAATTAAAGTTCGGTGGCGTTTCGATTTGTCCTTCTTTGACCCCTGTGATGCGTTCAGGAGTTGCTTCGGAATTTATGAAAACAAGTATTTTAAGTCATAGCTGCATTAATAATATGAGAGATCCgtaattgatttattttaaacGCAATTAGTAATACCTGAAATAAATAATTGCCTCAATAATTACAGATTTGTCCTACATTTCAAAATATTGATTAAAGAGTAAAAGCTAATTAGAATTAGACTTCATAGATATAGAAGTTAAATAACCACAAATTAAATTTGGTTAGAAAAAAGTTGCGTGACCATGATTTTTAGTCTCACCATGAAATTGATTTTAATTTTAGCACAAGGTGAGACTGGCCCCAAGGTTGCTTCAGCACACACTTGTCTACGTAAAATGGCCAAGCTGCAGTTGGTGCCTACATGAGGAGCCTTCGAAGAACCCAGCTTGCGAAGGATCCTTGtagaatttggacacagctttTGAGACAGACAAAgccacagggggaaaaaaattgcacaCTTTCATTCTATTTCCAGAGCGTTTTTTTAGATTTCAAATTCTAGTACAACTTTCTGAAGAAGGGCAACGCAGGCCAAGCACATTTGTGAGTACAAGACTGTcataagaataataaaaaacaatacacacaaaggcaaaatgttttttggcCGCCATAGGATGAATACAATCAAGTtgcattttcactttttttgctCCCATTTATAGCACTGTCCTAAAACTAGCAATCTAAAAAGATGCAATATTTGGATAAGGGTATAAGTCACGCACGCACTCGGAATATACGTAGCTCGACTTGTGTGTTATTTAGTTAAGCTGCGagttaaatattttttccttAAGAATTAAAACCATCATGTTAATGATATTGAGGATTCCATGATTTTCATGGAGCCAATTGGTTCAAATTGGCAACAGAGAAAtcatataaaatgaaaatatttgggaaaaataacattttgccTTGTATAACCTTTCAACTTACACATACAatatgtttaaaaagatttttagGGCAAGTGACGCCATTTTAGTCGCAGTAATTTTGACGCGTCGAGTTGGGGAAGTATAAGTCCATGAGTGGACACCAAGTGGCCGCCtcctaagacaaaaaaaacaacaaaaaaaaggcattttggTGCTTGATCCATAGTCCACAaaagcaatattaatcagaaaacTGCGTTAGAACATATAATAATCaattttgacttgacttaaataaTATAAGTTTTACACGATTTCTCTATTCTGTGGATTTTCATCTTCTACGACGTGGCCTGCAGCAAAATACAAGCTCGGCACCCCTGCTTTCCAGTCAAAAGCGACTCCTGTAGAAACCACACCTCTATCTAGGTGTGCTTTCTAGAAATAAATCCTCTTCACATTTGACAGTTTGACTACACACACCAATCTGGGACTTATTGTCCAATATGTCTTCGTCTCCTACGCTGAAGTAGGAGTCCTCCTCCGCCTGCAGCAGCTGGTGCTTCCGCTTATGGAGCCTGAGGCTCTGCGACCGGCTGAAGCCCCGACCGCACACGTCGCAGTTGTACGGCCTCTCGCCCGTGTGGAGCCTCAAGTGGTTCTTGAGGCTGGAGGAGCGCGTGAACGTCTTGTCGCACTCGGGGCAGTTCAGCTTGTCCCCGAAATGGGTTTTCTCATGTTCCCGCAAGCGCCCCGACTGGTTGAAGCTGCGCTCGCACATGGAGCAGTGGTAGGGTTTCTCGCCCGTGTGCGTAAGCCGGTGTCGGTTCATGGCGCCCGAGTGGGCGAAGCACTTGCCGCACTCGGGGCAGGCAAAGGGTTTCTCTCCTGTGTGGACCTTCTGGTGGCCTTTGAGCTGACCCTTCTGGGTGAACTGCTTTCCGCACAGGGCGCACTGGTAAGGTTTCTCGCCCGAGTGGATGCGCATGTGGATTTGCAGCGCCGACATCTTGTGGCAGTCTCTGCCGCATAAGCCGCAGCAGTACGAGCTTGTGATCCTGTTCTTCTTAGGCTGGTCCTTCACCTGGGAGGTCGGCGAGATGATTCCGCCTGATGCATCCTCACCGTCCTTTGGAGgtgctgtggaaaaaaaaacaagcaagggACACTTAGGCCTACTATGCCACTGTACTTTCATATTAGCGGGTTTCATGGATGAGACAATTAATTGACAACAATACACAACAAAAATGACTTGACTCGCGTTTTCAAAAACGAACCCGACAGAATCTTTGCAGAAATGCACTTACTGTTGATAACATCATCGTCATCTTCTATTTCCTCCTTCAGGGAAGGTACATTTCTGTCCACGGCAGGACATTCTGTAGCCAGCGCTTCATCTAGTCAACAgaggaaaaacaaaccaaactgGGCAGGTTAGTTGAAATCATCCACGTATTATCTGGAAAAGTAACGTGTCATGTTAAACTACCGCACAAgggttcctcctcttcctcctctttcacGACTACGCTCATGTGCGGGCTGGAAACTTCCTTCGCCTCCGCCTCATCGGAGTTATTTTCAACCTCGGCCGCTTGGTCACAGTTGACCTCctctgaggaggaggaagaagaggaagaggaggacgacgagAAGGTGGCGGAGGCCTGAACGCTTGGTTCGGTTTGAATGACAgacacctaaaaaaaaagtttgtcacTTAAAAAGACTGATAATAATCAACTGACTGAACTTCAACTGCTCACCTCAGTGCTGACGCTGTCGACCTCCAGGTCTCGCTCAGATGACTCTCCCGCCGCAGTTTCAACCGCAGATGCTCCATATTTAATCTGCGAGCAAGACTTCCTGTGGTTCCTTAGGGTCCCCGCCAAGGAGAAGTGTCTCCCGCAGTCGCCGCACATGTACGGCTTCTCCCCCGTATGTATCCGAGTGTGTCTCCTGAGCTCGCCGGGCGCCACGAACGACTTGTCGCACTGCGTGCAGCTGTACGGCTTTTCCCCcctgtgcgtgcgcatgtgcgtGGTCAGCGTCCACTGTTGCGCAAAGGTCTTGCCGCAATCCAAGCAGTGGTAGGGCGTGATTCCGGTATGGAGCCGCTCGTGGCGCACCAGCGTACCCGACAAGGCAAACCTCTTATCGCAAAAGGAGCACTGATAGGGCCGCTCGCCCGTGTGAGTCCTCTGGTGATCCCGCAGCTCGGCGGCGGAATTGCAGCTCTTGTCGCAATCCGAGCACGGGAACTTTTTTCTGGTAAAGCCAGCGACCACCTCGGAGTGCATGGCGTCCAGGTGCGTTTTGAGGTGCCAGTGGCGAGAGAAGCTCTTCAAGCAGATGGAGCAGTGGTACGGTCTCTCGCCCGTGTGCGTCCTCCGGTGGAGTCGCAGCTCACCCTGACTGGCAAAGCGTTTCTCGCAGAAAGTGCACGGAAAGGGCTTTTCTCCCGTGTGGACCCGCTCGTGGATCATAAGCAGACCCTTCTCGGGGAATCTCTTGTCGCACATGGAGCACGGGAAAGGCCTCTCTCCCGAGTGCGTACGCAGGTGGCGCTGGAGTTTGGAGGCGTAAGGGAAGTCTTTCCCGCATACGGAGCAGGTGTGGAACGAGGCCGGCTTTTCATTCTCGCTCTGATGGAACGCCGTGGAGGGAGGTTCTGTGGCTCCGCTGCCCGGGCTGCCACTCTCTcctgggtggaaaaaaaaaaaaaaaagacttgtaaCTGTGACAGTGCTTGAATCATAGGCCAACTCCAATACGAAAGCGATCCAACTCACGGAGATCAGACAAATCCACTTCTTCACCATCAGAGTTGATCAGGCAACCGAtatcttgctgctgctgctgctgttcctCTTCGGTCATTGTGATCACGGACCGTCCAAAGCAATCAGGACTCTCCGAGCCCATCTATGTCTATGACAGATCCAGTGATCAACAGTTGATTTATTTATGCTAATTATGATCCaagcaaatttaaaaataacattGAATTAGCCTTtcggaaatggatggatgggatttttaacttgtgtgtaatGTTTAAAATCTGATATGCATGTTTACATAGGTGTGCACTTGTCTGACTAACACTGATTTCTAAACAATACTTGAGATAAAGTCTAATGGCTTTGCTTTAAATTTGGGGACGGGAGCAAGAAGTTTTTCCTTTACATTTTTGCACAAAATGCGACAAAACATACATCTTGGCAGGCCCATTCTCGACCACTGCCTCCTTGCTGGAAGTCATCCATTGTGAAGCTCAAGGACACCTCAAAAGGGAGGATGCTTTGTTCGAAAGGGAGTGTGAATCGAGCCGGGACGTCACACAAAACGACAATCTAGCTTTAAGTGATGGAATTAACACAACAAACGAGTAAATACGAAGTAGCGTGTCATTATTTAACGTTCCGTTCAACCCAAATGGATGCTTTTCCTGTGCCACTTCACTGAGTTACCAAGCTAGCTTAGCAGCATTAGCCCACTGGGACTGTTTATTTCGCCAGCATTCGTTTTGATAACATTTCTGTATTTAATCACAAACAATTCTCAttaacacacactcactcaattAAACGCATATCAAATGCCACTTTAATTGTTGTTGGTCACTGCTGGGTCTCAGGGTTCACTCGGTAAATTAGCAATTAGCGTTATGATTCGCCATAAAGACGAAAACAAGTCCCCCTCGATTAAACACAATTAAGACATTGAGCGGagatcagtaaaaaaaaaataagtttgtcTCGCCTGTCTAACAAAGACATGGACACCAACCTGAGCGTAAATGTCTTCCCTCGGGTTACAAAAAAGCTTTCATTGAATATGCCACACAATTCTTCTACTTTTAACCCACATCTTCTCCATTCCAAGTATTAAAATAACTACTAATTGGGTATTTCTACTAATGGCATTGCTCAATCTAATAAAAATTGGTGTTGAGATTTTGTCCGCTTACTTAGCACGAGAGATAGCACCGCGGGAACTTCcggtttatatttttttttccccattgcacaataaaagctaAATTAAGTAAAGATTATTGTTGATTATATGCTATACGGTCAAGTTAATTAACACGAATGGATAAATGTGTcaggcaaaaaaatatatatttaacgtAGGCGAGCGGAGTTTACAAGCAACATCGAGACTTCCGGtttgaaatcaaaataaaagtaaacttTTGTTGGTTTCAAATGACATCTGCGAGCCAGAAGCTTAGCTGTAGTGCTTTGAACGGGTTAGTTTGCGGCCAGTGGGCAAGGCACGAACCTCATCTATCCcctaaatctgttcaatctgggTAGTTTGGAACCCTAATTATATCATGTCAGATCAGAGATTCAATATGTAAACGTGGACACGTAGAAAATTCTATTTCACTACATTGCAATGTTAATTTATATTCCATTATTAAAtataacaaaacaataatttgCCTTATCTCTGTGTACACTGAGTGTgatggtcttccaaacataaaaaatataatcaaAACTTCTGTGGCAATTGAATTAGATCCCAATAAATCCACGTTTAATCCTTACATTTATTCTGTTCACATCTGTACATGAATGCATCGTCATAGCAGAAAACAAAACCTTGACACCCGACAGCTTTCACAACACATTCAGCCATAAATGTACAGATTTAATCAGCTAGCCTCTGAGCCATAACCAATATTGTCATTATTCGCATATATCCGTCTCTCAAATATATATTTGGATCTTTTTCCGAAGGGCATAAAAATACGGGTGGGCTCTTTATTGGGGGACTTCTCCTGTGGAAATTGGGAGTTTAGAGGGAAGGGAAGGAGCAAAGATGACTTCTAACAGCTTAAAGAAGGGCTTGCAAAAATGTTTCTCAATGGTCATAAACCTACAAGCATCTTCTAACATGGATACACTGGGAGATTCATTGAAGTGAAAAAGTAGGCAAACAACGACATCAGAAGAAAGCATGAAAGAACGCTACCAAGGCACAGAGAGATGCagagtaaataaataattgacaCCGGGTTGAAGATGGGGCAGAGGCAGTTTTACTAACCGACAACAGAGGGCGCTCTAGCAGCTCAAACACCCCGATGTCTATCATGAACTATGCTGGATGTACCTTCTAAAGTTTTGAAATGTACGATTatcttttcaaaacattttagcAGGCCGAGAGGGTTACACCTTGTGCTTGTATGCGTTGTTGCATAATATTTCCATTTTCAGCAAACACACCACCAAAACAACCAGCAAGATTAAAAAGGGAAGTGAATGTATGTTTATTTGGATTTTGCAGAGGTGGGAGGAGTAAGTCATACATGTCTCAAGTCTTAAGTCTGAT comes from the Syngnathus scovelli strain Florida chromosome 5, RoL_Ssco_1.2, whole genome shotgun sequence genome and includes:
- the LOC125969130 gene encoding zinc finger protein 271, coding for MGSESPDCFGRSVITMTEEEQQQQQQDIGCLINSDGEEVDLSDLRESGSPGSGATEPPSTAFHQSENEKPASFHTCSVCGKDFPYASKLQRHLRTHSGERPFPCSMCDKRFPEKGLLMIHERVHTGEKPFPCTFCEKRFASQGELRLHRRTHTGERPYHCSICLKSFSRHWHLKTHLDAMHSEVVAGFTRKKFPCSDCDKSCNSAAELRDHQRTHTGERPYQCSFCDKRFALSGTLVRHERLHTGITPYHCLDCGKTFAQQWTLTTHMRTHRGEKPYSCTQCDKSFVAPGELRRHTRIHTGEKPYMCGDCGRHFSLAGTLRNHRKSCSQIKYGASAVETAAGESSERDLEVDSVSTEVSVIQTEPSVQASATFSSSSSSSSSSSSEEVNCDQAAEVENNSDEAEAKEVSSPHMSVVVKEEEEEEPLCDEALATECPAVDRNVPSLKEEIEDDDDVINTPPKDGEDASGGIISPTSQVKDQPKKNRITSSYCCGLCGRDCHKMSALQIHMRIHSGEKPYQCALCGKQFTQKGQLKGHQKVHTGEKPFACPECGKCFAHSGAMNRHRLTHTGEKPYHCSMCERSFNQSGRLREHEKTHFGDKLNCPECDKTFTRSSSLKNHLRLHTGERPYNCDVCGRGFSRSQSLRLHKRKHQLLQAEEDSYFSVGDEDILDNKSQIGVCSQTVKCEEDLFLESTPR